One Labrus mixtus chromosome 12, fLabMix1.1, whole genome shotgun sequence DNA segment encodes these proteins:
- the si:dkey-63b1.1 gene encoding B2 bradykinin receptor, with product MMLNASDWLVPSVDPELDPCSNYTAAWLWLSSLQPTYMALISVVGFVGNGLVLCVFCLQRKPCSVADVYLGNLAAADLVMMSCLPFWAVTIARGYQWEFGEVLCKFVNVAISMNYICSVLFLVLVCVDRYLAMVKPMSCSRLRRVSWAKRICVGIWSLGFLLTLPTMLFRTVTFVEDANVHACILDYPHPAWRLHHNITRNLLGFLIPVLVVTYCTRHIVAALSNRGAGVLPRVRAERKATDLVLAVWVVFLLCWTPHQVMRFLDTIDYFQLTPGCLWGHILDIGIQLSTYLAYSNSAINPFLFVIVGKQFRRRAGEVFGKTLNPWSKESTYLTVSFASVNRLNEKQRISIETLDKSVLRQTLS from the coding sequence ATGATGTTGAATGCATCCGACTGGCTGGTCCCAAGCGTGGACCCTGAGCTGGACCCCTGCAGTAACTACACGGCGGCCTGGCTGTGGCTGTCCTCCCTGCAGCCTACCTACATGGCTCTGATCAGCGTGGTGGGGTTTGTGGGCAATGGCCTGGTTCTCTGCGTGTTCTGCCTGCAAAGGAAACCCTGCAGCGTGGCCGACGTGTACTTGGGGAACCTTGCGGCGGCTGACCTGGTCATGATGTCCTGCCTCCCCTTCTGGGCTGTCACCATCGCTCGTGGCTACCAGTGGGAGTTTGGCGAGGTCCTCTGTAAGTTTGTCAACGTGGCGATCTCCATGAACTACATTTGCAGCGTTCTCTTCCTCGTGTTGGTCTGCGTGGACCGATACTTGGCTATGGTGAAGCCAATGAGCTGCAGCCGTCTGAGGAGAGTCTCCTGGGCCAAGCGTATCTGTGTGGGGATCTGGAGTCTGGGCTTCCTCTTGACTCTCCCCACAATGCTCTTTCGCACAGTAACATTTGTGGAAGATGCAAATGTGCACGCCTGCATTCTGGACTACCCCCACCCTGCATGGAGGCTGCATCACAACATCACCAGGAACCTGCTGGGCTTCCTCATACCCGTACTGGTGGTGACTTACTGCACTCGTCACATTGTGGCGGCCCTGAGCAACCGCGGAGCAGGAGTACTCCCCAGGGTCAGGGCGGAGAGGAAGGCCACAGACCTGGTGCTGGCCGTGTGGGTCGTCTTCCTCTTGTGCTGGACGCCTCACCAGGTGATGCGATTTCTTGACACGATCGATTACTTCCAGTTGACCCCTGGATGTCTCTGGGGTCACATCCTGGACATTGGCATACAGCTGTCCACGTACCTTGCGTACAGCAACAGTGCTATTAACCCCTTCCTGTTTGTAATCGTCGGGAAGCAATTCAGGAGACGAGCAGGAGAGGTGTTTGGAAAAACTTTGAATCCCTGGTCAAAAGAATCCACCTATCTGACTGTGAGCTTCGCCTCAGTGAACAGGCTGAATGAAAAACAGCGAATCAGTATTGAAACACTCGACAAATCTGTGCTGAGACAAACTTTATCTTGA